One Micromonospora sp. FIMYZ51 genomic window carries:
- a CDS encoding class I SAM-dependent methyltransferase: MDDDNRVTRRRVDHAEARHANRRWWDADADAYQAEHGHFLGDVDFVWCPEGLREADARLLGELAGRRVLEVGCGAASCARWLATEGARPVAVDLSAGMLRHATRAAERSGVRVPLAQADALALPFCDASFDIACTAFGAVPFVDDSAALMREVHRVLRPGGRWVFSVTHPMRWIFLDDPGEGGLTAVHSYFDTRPYVEQDERGVASYVEQHRTLGDRVRELVGAGFRLLDLVEPEWPEGHEGIWGQWSPLRGRLFPGTAIFVTEKSDLAP, encoded by the coding sequence ATGGACGACGACAACCGGGTGACCCGACGGCGGGTCGACCACGCCGAGGCGCGCCACGCCAACCGCCGCTGGTGGGATGCGGACGCCGACGCGTACCAGGCCGAACACGGGCACTTCCTGGGCGACGTGGACTTCGTCTGGTGCCCCGAAGGGCTGCGCGAGGCCGACGCCCGGCTGCTCGGCGAGCTGGCCGGACGCCGGGTGCTGGAGGTCGGCTGCGGTGCCGCGTCGTGCGCCCGCTGGCTGGCCACCGAGGGTGCCCGGCCGGTCGCCGTGGACCTCTCCGCCGGCATGTTGCGGCACGCCACCCGGGCCGCCGAGCGCAGCGGGGTACGCGTACCGCTGGCCCAGGCCGACGCGCTGGCGCTGCCGTTTTGCGACGCCAGCTTCGACATCGCCTGCACGGCGTTCGGAGCGGTGCCGTTCGTCGACGACTCGGCGGCGCTGATGCGCGAGGTGCACCGGGTGCTGCGTCCCGGCGGTCGTTGGGTTTTCTCGGTGACCCACCCGATGCGCTGGATCTTCCTCGACGACCCGGGCGAGGGCGGGCTGACCGCCGTGCACTCGTACTTCGACACCCGCCCCTACGTGGAGCAGGACGAGCGCGGTGTGGCCAGCTACGTGGAGCAGCACCGCACCCTCGGCGACCGGGTCCGCGAGCTGGTCGGCGCCGGCTTCCGGCTGCTGGACCTGGTGGAACCGGAGTGGCCCGAGGGGCACGAGGGAATCTGGGGGCAGTGGAGCCCGTTGCGCGGGCGGCTCTTCCCCGGCACCGCCATCTTCGTCACCGAGAAATCCGACCTCGCCCCGTAG
- a CDS encoding DUF2945 domain-containing protein, which yields MADKEFRTGDHVSWASHSGRAYGVVKEKLTERTHVRGHPVNASPEQPQYRITNDDSGRDVAHRPEVLRREQS from the coding sequence ATGGCCGACAAGGAGTTCCGCACCGGCGACCACGTCTCCTGGGCCAGCCACAGCGGCCGGGCGTACGGAGTCGTCAAGGAGAAACTCACCGAACGCACCCACGTACGCGGACACCCGGTGAACGCCTCGCCGGAGCAGCCGCAGTACCGGATCACCAACGACGACTCGGGTCGGGACGTCGCCCACCGCCCGGAGGTGTTGCGTCGTGAGCAGTCGTGA
- a CDS encoding DUF3140 domain-containing protein: MSSREDPDQTYREFTEAVNMKPGELSTWLETEESQQVGWRKGGKGGESVGHESGRKIIDLLRRKRDKLTEADYKHMRKVVGYVRRHMAQRPSGDVRATRWRYSLMNWGHDPVKAKLPPPGGPSRKALERHGAPPKARRTRPA, translated from the coding sequence GTGAGCAGTCGTGAGGATCCCGACCAGACCTACCGGGAGTTCACCGAGGCGGTGAACATGAAGCCCGGTGAACTCTCCACCTGGTTGGAGACGGAGGAGTCCCAGCAGGTCGGCTGGCGCAAGGGCGGCAAGGGCGGCGAGTCCGTCGGCCACGAGTCCGGCCGGAAGATCATCGACCTGTTGCGGCGCAAACGCGACAAGCTCACCGAGGCCGACTACAAACACATGCGCAAGGTCGTCGGGTACGTCCGGCGGCACATGGCGCAGCGGCCCAGCGGCGACGTCCGCGCCACCCGGTGGCGGTACTCCCTGATGAACTGGGGCCACGACCCGGTCAAAGCCAAGCTGCCGCCACCTGGCGGCCCGTCCCGCAAGGCGCTCGAACGGCACGGGGCTCCGCCGAAGGCCCGACGGACCCGGCCGGCTTGA
- a CDS encoding SDR family oxidoreductase has protein sequence MNDVQRRAVVVTGAGTGIGRATARGFSVGGAQVLAVGRRSGPLTETATGHPLITPLAVDVTAADAPRRVVDAALDQYGRLDVLVNNAGIAGAGPLADFDETHAHAQLATNLLAPARLAHAALDALTASRGVIVNVTTAIGQRGWPGSSMYAAGKSALDSLTRSWAVELAPRGVRVVAVAPGAIDTPIGDHQGLTPEQRAALRRWQVDHTPLGRIGHPEDVAWAIRQLCDPAAGFVTGVVLPVDGGAVIG, from the coding sequence ATGAATGATGTGCAGCGCAGAGCCGTCGTCGTCACCGGTGCCGGAACCGGCATCGGCCGCGCCACCGCCCGAGGCTTCAGCGTCGGCGGCGCCCAGGTGCTGGCGGTCGGCCGCCGCAGCGGGCCGCTGACCGAGACCGCGACCGGTCACCCGCTGATCACCCCGTTGGCCGTCGACGTGACCGCCGCCGACGCGCCCCGCCGGGTGGTCGACGCCGCTCTGGATCAGTACGGCCGGTTGGACGTGCTTGTCAACAACGCGGGGATCGCCGGTGCCGGCCCGCTCGCCGACTTCGACGAGACGCACGCCCACGCCCAGCTCGCCACGAACCTGCTCGCCCCGGCCCGCCTCGCCCACGCCGCTCTCGACGCGCTCACCGCGAGCCGTGGCGTGATCGTCAACGTCACCACGGCGATCGGTCAGCGGGGCTGGCCGGGCTCCTCGATGTACGCGGCCGGCAAGTCCGCCCTCGACTCGCTGACCCGCAGCTGGGCGGTGGAACTGGCACCGCGCGGCGTCCGGGTGGTCGCGGTCGCCCCCGGCGCGATCGACACGCCGATCGGCGACCACCAGGGCCTGACCCCCGAGCAACGCGCGGCGCTGCGCCGCTGGCAGGTCGATCACACGCCGCTGGGCCGCATCGGGCACCCGGAGGACGTAGCCTGGGCGATCCGGCAACTCTGCGACCCGGCGGCGGGCTTCGTCACCGGCGTGGTGCTGCCGGTCGACGGTGGAGCCGTCATCGGCTGA
- a CDS encoding MerR family transcriptional regulator yields the protein MRIGTLARVTGSTPRALRHYEQHGLIESHRSANGYRCYHPSAVNRVRNIRHLLAAGLTLQDVDFFRPCLDGDVTTAPPSPAGLRVAQARLAAIDARLAQQHGIRDRLAAALDSVG from the coding sequence ATGCGGATCGGCACACTGGCCAGGGTCACCGGCAGCACACCGCGTGCGCTGCGCCACTACGAGCAGCACGGTCTGATCGAGTCGCACCGCTCCGCAAACGGCTACCGGTGCTACCACCCGAGCGCCGTGAACCGGGTCCGCAACATCCGGCACCTGCTCGCCGCCGGGCTGACCCTCCAGGATGTCGACTTCTTCCGGCCCTGCCTGGACGGCGACGTGACCACGGCTCCGCCGTCACCCGCCGGCCTTCGGGTGGCCCAGGCCAGGCTCGCCGCCATCGACGCCCGGCTAGCCCAGCAGCACGGCATCCGCGACCGCCTCGCCGCCGCCCTGGACAGCGTCGGATAG